The Tolypothrix sp. PCC 7712 region TATTGTGTAGTTTTCCTTCAGATTTTCCTCCATACCTTTAGAAGGTTTATATAAAAAAACATGATTAAATTTATCGGGGATGACAGGGATTTTAGCTTTTACTAAAAGTTGCATATTTACATCAGAATCAAGAATCCAAGCTAAGGGCATAATATTACCAATTTTACTATCACTAATAACTAGTGGATGGTCTACTGCATTAATGGTACGAGCTATCGGAGTCACTGAATAACTTTGGATTTTATTCCACCATCCTTCTGATTGCGAACTCCAAACACAAGAAATTATGCCGCTAGAAATTAATATAAATATGACTCCAGACCATAACCTTTGCCGCCAAATATATTGAGAAGCAAGCTTTTTACTAATCACATAAGCAATAGCAATTTCAATTCCTAGATATGAAGGAATTAAATATCTAGACATCCCGGAACGCTGCCATTTAAAAATTATATCGGGAATCATCAAAGACAAGGCTAATACTCCTATCAGTGTTAGCAGAAATAGCCATGTTTTAGCCGCAGACTGTTTACATAAGAAATAAAGGGAATAAATCATTAAAGCAGTCGCCAGGAGAATTACAACAATCTCCATATTTCCCAATTTATTATCTATATCTAAAAACAAGCGGCTGAGATTTAGACCCCATCTATATACCAAACTATCATGACCATTTGCGGGGAAAAATATCGGTAACCTCTGAGTTGACCAATCTGTAGTTTGATTAATTGTTTTATAATTAACAACTACAACTATTAACCAGGGTATAAAAGCTATAATAGCATTTATATATGAAAGCAGAGAATAAATCAATATTTTATTAATTCTAAATCCTGCCCTCACG contains the following coding sequences:
- a CDS encoding glycosyltransferase family 39 protein → MIKKKNLPFVQIFFVFILVLGIFFRFYNLDKKIYWFDETYTSFRSAGYTETELIQQLYNGQAISSDTVKDYLKPSAAKGFTDVITSLAKEDSQHPPLYFLILHIWIKLFGSSTAVFRSLSVLFSLLTLPLMYWLCIEIFNSHATAKIATSLIAISPFHVLYAQEAREYSLWIATILFASASLLRAIRLNTRLSWIIYTISLITSLYSFLFSVFILISHLLYVVVRAGFRINKILIYSLLSYINAIIAFIPWLIVVVVNYKTINQTTDWSTQRLPIFFPANGHDSLVYRWGLNLSRLFLDIDNKLGNMEIVVILLATALMIYSLYFLCKQSAAKTWLFLLTLIGVLALSLMIPDIIFKWQRSGMSRYLIPSYLGIEIAIAYVISKKLASQYIWRQRLWSGVIFILISSGIISCVWSSQSEGWWNKIQSYSVTPIARTINAVDHPLVISDSKIGNIMPLAWILDSDVNMQLLVKAKIPVIPDKFNHVFLYKPSKGMEENLKENYTIEKFQNFNNLKSLTKK